From the Micromonospora echinospora genome, the window TCGGTTCCCAGGTGCGCGTCATGCCGGGAACGGCGGTGAACAGGGACTGCCACCTCGCGGGCTCCCACGCCAGAACGCCCAGCCCCTGGTTGTTCGGGATGTCGTTGGCGATCTGGAACACGCGCTGAAGAGCGTCCGCCTGGCCCTGGACGGTCCGGGGGAACGGCGAGTTGGGCATCGGGGCTCCGTCGCCACCCGACGCCGGGTACGACGTCTCGGCAACATCGATCTTGTAGCCCGGGTTCGCCGCCGCCACGGCGTTGACGTTGTACTCGTAGTGGTCGGGCGACCCGTGGTACTGCGGGTAGTACGAGTGGGCGAGGACATCCGGGTTCGCGCCCTTGGCCTTCACCCGGGTGAGGTACTGCTTCCAGAACTCGAGCGTCTTGTCGAGCTGCCCGTTGTCGATGATGATGTGCGTCTCGACGTCGATGTCCTTACCGTGGGCCGCAGACACGTCCCGGACCGCACGGATGCCCGCGGCGGACAGCGTGGTGAACCGGTCCCACGCCTCGTCGTACAGTCGCTGTTCGGCAGGGTCGTCCGAACGCCAGTAGTTCCAGAGCAGGCCACCGCCGGGCTTCGACTGATAGACGTCAGCCTGGTTCCGGAAGTAGGCCGGGTTGGTGGCACCGATGTGGGCGTTCTCGCTGCCGTACATGAAGCCGTTGAGGATCTCGTTGCCGATGGCCACCTTGTCCGGAGTGGTGCCCTGGGCGATCAGCTGCTTGAGATAGTCGTAGGTGTAGTCGTAGACCGCCTGCGTCAGGTCGTCGAACTCCAGCTCCGCCCAGGCCCGGGGCTTCGGCTGCTTCACCGGGTCGGCCCACGAGTCCGCGTAGTGGAAGTCGATGCCCAGCCCCATGTTCCGCTCGGCCTTGATCCACTTGGCTACCTCGCGCGAACGATCCGGGCCCTGGTACGGGATGGCCTGCACGGCCCCGGTGCCCTCGTTGCGCGGTTCGTTGAAGACACGCAGCCGGGTGTACTCGAAACCACGGTCCTTCAACACGTCCAGCAGGTGAGGTCCCGCACCCCGGACCTCCGACCGCGGGTTCACCCAGTAGTTCCGTCCTTCCGCGACGTCGTTGTCGACCCAGGAGGCGTCGCTGCCGAGCACGAGGTCGTCGCGCAGGTAGTTGTAGACGCTGAGCTCACTGATGCCCACGGTCGCGCCGGGCGATGCGCCCGTCACCGTCACCCGGACGTACCTCGTGCCGGGCTGCGTGAAGAGGTCGACCGATCCCCGCGCGGGCTGGTGGTTGGCCGAGTGGTCGGCGATGACCGTCCAGGCGTCGCCCTTCGCAGACGCCTCGACCACGTACTGGTAGACCGCCCCGGAGTCCGGGAAGAGGACCCTGACCTTCCTGACGTTGTCGTAAGCGCCGCCGAGGTCGAGGGTGAGCCACTGCCTGGGCGAGGTGCCCTCGGCGACCCATGCGGTCTGGTCGTTCTGGTCGATCGCCAGCGCTGCGGTGGTCGCGCCGCTGCTGGCCTTGACGCTCGCCCACGACTTCGCGCCGAGGTTGCTCTCGATCGGCGAGATCTGGGCCTCACCGGCGAGCGCGGAGGCCGGGGCGGCCGGCCCGAGCACGGCCACACCGCCAGCCATCGCGACTGCGGATGCGAAGCCGAGCGCCGTCCGAACAGGATGCCCAAGCGTCATCGCTCGCCGCCTGTCTCCGTCGCGTCGGTGAACCAGAGTGCCGTCCGGATGGAATGCTCACGCGTCATTTCCTGCTCCTCACCTGTGCCACACAATGAAGAAGAAGACCGCCTCGATCCGACGAGATCTCCGGACGGATCTGCGCAGCCCAACTGTTCGTCGCCGGCCGGGTCGGCCGGCGACCGGCCGTCATGTCGCTCCTGCTCTCCGCGAGGGTCGCCCGGTTCGGGGAGGGGATCCCCGCCCTGGCGCTCCCACGACCAGCGCCGGCCGGAGTCGACGCGGGACATCCCGGCACGCCGCTCCGCAGGCACGCCGCGACCTCCCGGATCAGGGGTTTCTTACCGATGAAACGTTTTAATGCGCTCAGTATGGTGACGCTGTTTTCTGATGTCAACAGCGTGTTTCCGGGATGTCTCGGGCGACCCACTCGCACCTCCTGCCGGCCGGACGGCACTCAGGAGGGCTGGCGGCCCTGGAAGCACCGCACGATCATCGAGCGCAGGTCAGCGTGCTCGCCGCACCACGTCGTCGGGAGCGCACTGGTCAGAGCGGGCAGCGGTCGACCCACCGCCTCGCAGGCCGGAACGTGCCCGCCCCGTACGACGAGGACGAGTCCGCCCCTATGGTGGACGGATGGCATCGGCGAAGCACTTCCAGGTCACCTTCGACTGCGCGGACCCGGAGCGCGTCGCCCGCTTCTGGTGCGAGGTGCTGGGGTACGTCGTACCTCCCCCACCGAAGGGGTTCGCCAGCTGGGAGGAGTTCGATCGGGCGCTGCCGGCCGAGCGTCAGGGAACGTCGTTCGCCTGCGTCGACCCGGCCGGAGTCGGCCCGCGCCTGTTCTTCCAGCGCGTCCCCGAGGGCAAGGTCGTCAAGAACCGGCTGCACCTCGACGTACGGGTCGGCACCGGGCTGGTGGGTGAGGAGCGCGTGGCCGCCCTGGAGGCCGAGTGCGCACGGCTGGAGGCGCTCGGTGCGAAGCGCGTGCGCCTGCTGAGCGCCGACGGCTTCAACGAGTCGTGCCTCGTGATGCAGGACGTCGAGGGCAACGAGTTCTGCCTCGACTGAGCGGCCGCGAACCCCCTACCGGCACGCCTGGGCCGCCATGTCGGACGCCGCCGCGACGACCACCCTCGCCGGTGTCCGGTTCACGCCGTCCGGCCCCGACCGGCCTCGACCGGGGCACGTCGCCGGTTGACCAGGTAGCCGAAGACGGCGGCGGTGAAGAACATGACGATGCCGTAGACGGCGGCCGGGATCGCGATCTCGGTGCTGTCCAGCAGGGCCGGGCTGATCGCGATGGTGATGGCCAACGTGCTGTTGTGAATGCCGATCTCCATGCCGGCGGCGATCGACTCGCGCCGGCCGACGCCGGCCAGCCTCGGCACGCCGTACCCGATCAGCAGGCTGATCACGTTGAAGGCCAGCACCACCGCGCCGACCGCGAGGAAGTAGTCGGCGAGGTTGGCCCGCTCCTTGAGCACCGCCCCGAGGATCACCGCGACCAGCACGACCACCGAGAGGATCTTCACCGGCCGGCCGAGCCGGTCGGCGAACCCGGGGAACCGCGACCGTAGGGCCATCCCGACGGCGACCGGCACCAGCACGATCGCGAAGACCTGGAGCACCTTGTCGAACTGGAGCCCGATCGGTGCCGCGTCACCGAGGAAGTGGTCCGCCGACAGGTTCACCACCACGGGCAGGGTGACCACGGCCAGCACCGAATTGACCGCGGTGAGCGTGACGTTGACGGCGACGTGGCCGCCGAAGAGGTGGCTGTAGAGGTTGGCGGTGGTCCCGCCGGGCGAGGCGGCGAGCAGCATCATGCCGACGGCCAGCTCGGGCCGGAGCCCGAAGAGCAGGACCAGACCGAAGCAGAGCGCCGGCAGCAGCAGCACCTGGCAGCCGAGGGCGATGAGCACCAGCCTCGGATACGCCGCCACCCGCCGGAAGTCGCCGGTGGTGAGGCCCAACCCGAGGCCGAGCATGACGATGCCGAGCGCGACCGGCAACCCGACCGTCGTCAACCAGGAGTCCATTCGCGGATTGTGCTGGTCGGCGCGGCCGGGCGACATCGGCCGTATCGGTTATTCTCGATCTAACTGCCACCGGCGCGCAGCACCCGGGCGGCGACCCGGGGTCCGCGACCTCCGAGCCGGGTCGGCTTTCGGTGTCGGTCAGCCGTCGAGCTGGTGGCGGCGACGGATGAGATAGGCCCGCTCCGCCGGGTTGCCGGCAAGCCGGATCGCCCGGTCGTACGCCGCCCGCGACTCCTCGCCGCGCCCCAGCCGCCGCAGCAGGTCGGCGCGCGCGGCGTGGAAGGCGTGGTAGCCGTCGAGGACCTCGGCGAGCCGGTCGATCTCGGCGAGCCCGGCCCCGGGGCCGTCGACCTCGGCGACCGCGACCGCCCGGTTGAGCCGCACGACCGGCGAGGGGTCGAACAGCGCCAGGCGGCCGTAGAGGGCGACGATCGCGGACCAGTCGGTTTCCCGGACGGAGGGGGCAGCCGTGTGGACCGCGTTGATGGCGGCCTGCAACTGGTAGCGCCCGGGTGGGTCGCCGCCGGCCGCCACCGCCGCGAGCCGCTCGCGGACCAGGGCGTTGCCCTCGGCGACGAGGGTACGGTCCCATTTGCTGCGGTCCTGCTCGCCGAGGGTCACCAGTTCCCCGGTGCGGGACACGCGGGCCGGCCGCCGGGCGTCGGTGAGGAGCATCAGTGCGAGCAGACCGGCCACCTCACCGTCGTCCGGGAGGAGGGTTCGCAGCAGGCGGCCGAGGCGGATCGCCTCGTCGGTGAGCTCGACGCGCACCGGGTCGTCGCCCTCGCTGGCCAGATAGCCCTCGTTGAAGACGAGGTAGACGACCGCGAGCACGCCGGCGAGCCGCTCGCGGATGTCGTCGGCCGAGGGCACCCGGTAGGGGATGTGCGCCGCCTTGATCTTCGCCTTGGCGCGGGTGATCCGTCGGGCCATCGTGGTCTCCTGCACCAGAAAGGCGCGGGCGATCTCGGCGACGGTGAGGCCGCCGAGCAGACGCAGGGTGAGCGCCACCCGGGCCTCCATCGCGAGCGCCGGGTGGCAGCAGGTGAAGACCAGTCGGAGCCGGTCGTCCTCGACCGGGCCGGTCGGTTCGGGCGGGGTGTCGTCGTAGATCATCTGGGCCGCCTGGTGCCTGGCGTCGCGCTGCGACTCGCGACGGAGCCGGTCGATGGCCTTACGGGTCGCGGTGGTGGCGAGCCAACCGCCGGGATGGGGCGGTACGCCGTCGCACGGCCACCGCTCCGCAGCCGCCACGAATGCCTCGGCCGTCGCCTCCTCGGCGACGTCAAGGTCGCCGAAACGGCGCGCGAGGCCGGCGACCACCCGTGCCCACTCCTCGTGGTAGACACGGGTGATCGCCTGCTCGACGGTGGGACCGGTCACGGCTCCAGCAGCGCCCGGACGGATTCCCCGGTCCGGAAGGGCCGCACCTCGACCCTGCCGCGGCACGCTTTCGACCCCTCGGCGGCAAGCGCCAGTGCCACGTCGAGGTCGGCCGCCTCGATCACCCAGAAGCCGCCGAGGTGCTCCTTCGTCTCCAGGTAGGGCCCGTCGGTGAAGGTCGGTCTCTCGCCCTGCCCGTCGACGGTGGTGGCGGTCGTCGCGGGCTCCAGGCCATCGGCGAAGACGAGGTGGCCGTCCCTGCGGAGCCGCTCGTTGAAGGCGCCGGTGTCGGCGAACGCCTGCAGCATGGCCTCCCGGGAGGGGTAGGGGCCGAACTCGGTGGGCTCGGCCGGTCCGTAGACGGACAACAGGTACCTGGGCATCACGCTCACCTCTCCCCGGAGCCGTCACGCCGGGCCTCACCGGGACCCCGGAACCGGTGCACCTCCTGCGGCCAGTCGAGCGCCGTCGCGAGCCTGCCGGCCCAGTATCGCGCCGTCTCGTCGTCGGGCACGTCCACCACGGCGAAACCGCCGAGGTGCTCCTTGGTCTCGACGTACGGGCCGTCGGTGAAGACAGGCCGGCCGTCGACCAACTCGACACTGCACACGGCGGTGGACCGGTCGAGCCCGCCGTTGCTGAAGATCAGGACATCGGCGGCCCGCATCTCCTCGATCACGGCCCGGCCGGCCACACCCTTCGCGCGGATCTCCTCCGCCGTGTGGGGCCGCACCCACTCGTCGTTGAAGGCGATCAGGTACTCCGTCATGGTCGTCTCCTCTTGGTCTTCCCGGGACGAGGGCCGTTCCCGACTCCCCGTGTCCGGCGACCCGAACGGCCGCCGCACTCGTTCCACGAACGGCCGCACCCTGATACGACACCATCCCGGAAACTCGATCCACTTCCGCACCCAGCGGTGTCACCCACGAGGTGGCCGCTGGACGGGTTTAATCGGACGGGAGCGCCCCGGTTGGTCACTATGGTTGGTCGATGGACGTTGTCAGCACTGCCGACGTCTCGCCGGGCGACCGGTTCGCCTTCTGGCGCGAGGTCAGCGCGAAGCTCTGGGTACCGTACGACCTGGCCCGGGAACGGCAGGCGGAAGCCGGATTCGAGGCGCGGGTCGGCATCAGCGAGTTCGGCCCGGTGCAGGCGACCCTGATGACGACGATGGCGCACTCGGTGCGCCGCACGCCCCGGCTGATCCGGCAGGCCGACCCGGAAGTGTTCAAAGTGAGCTGCATGGTCAATGGCAGCGGCACGCTGACACAGGACGGCCGACGCGCGGAGTTCGGTGCCGGGGATCTCGTGCTCTACGACACGTCGCGTCCGTACGTGGCCAAGCTCCGGCCGGACGATTCGACGAGCCGGATGCTGCTCCTGCGTTTCCCCCGGGCCCTACTACCGTTTCCGGCCCGGGAACTGCGTGAACTGAGCGCCGTCCGCATTCCCGGAACCCATGGCATCGGCGCGTTGTCGTCGCGTTTCCTGCTGCAACTCGCCGACCAGATGGACAGCCTGACCCCGGCGGATACCGCGCGTCTGGCCACCCTGACGCTCGACGTGCTGATCACGGCATTGGCCGACGCGCTGGACGCCCAGAAGGTCGTCCCTGCGGACACGCGCCGGCAGGCGCTGACCGCCCGTATCCACGCTTTCATCCGCGACCATCTCGGTGACCCGGACCTGACCCCGAGCGTGATCGCCGCAGCGCACCACATCTCCGTGCGGTACCTGCACAAGCTGTTCCAGCAGGAGGAGCACACCGTCGCCGGCTGGATCCGCGAACAGCGCCTCGATCGGTGCCGACGCGACCTCGCCGAACCCCGGCTCGCCGGCCGCACCATCAACGCGATCGCCGCCCGGTGGGGATTCACCAGCCCCGCGCATTTCAGCCAGGCGTTCCGCGCCCGTTACGGCCAGTCGCCGACCGAGTTCCGCCAGCAGCTCCCGACCGTGCATCTGAGCGGGCGGCCCGGAAGCTCCGGTCGGGTGACGGACTTCGGCGGCGGCGAAGGCGAGCCGGGCGAGCACGGCAGCGGCGGCGGCCCCAGCCGCAGCGCTAACCTGCCGTCATGGCGAACGCCGAACTGGATGAGTTGATCGTCGGGGACGCCGACGCCCTGCGCGCGTGGTTGTCGGCCAACCACGCCACGTCACCCGGCGTCTGGCTCGCCCTGACCAGAAAGGGCGGCACCGTCACGACGCTGACCTGGCAGCAGGCGGTCGACGAGGCGCTGTGCTTCGGCTGGATCGACGGGCAGGCCCGCAAACGGGACGAGGAAAGCTCCTGGATCCGGTTCACCCCCCGCAGGCCCCGCAGCTCCTGGTCACAACGGAATGTCACCCACGTGGCCCGGCTGGAAGCCCAGGGGCGGATGGAGCCCTCCGGCCGCGCCGCGGTGGAAGCCGCCAAGGCGGACGGACGATGGGCGGCCGCCTACGCCCCACCGTCGGAGACCGAGGTGCCGGCCGACCTCCTCACCGCCATCGCCGCCGACCCCGCTGCCCAGGCCATGTTCGACGTCCTCACCAAGACCAACCGGTTCGCTCTCATCCACCGCCTCAACGCCGTCAAGCGAGCCCAGACCCGCGAACGAAAGATCGTCGAGTTCGTCGCCATGCTCGCCCGCCACGAGACGATCTACCCGCAGAAGGCCAAGCCTCAGAGTCCGGCGTCATCGACGTCTGAATGATCAGGCAGGCCCACTTCCCACGATCGCCCGCGAGGGCTGACGGCTTCAGCTGAGACAGCGGTGGCGAAGGGTGGAACTGGTGGAGGAACCAGCGGCGTTCGGCGTGCAGTTGATGCGGCTGGCCGAGGTGCGTGGCATCGGCGTCAGCGCGTTGGCCCGCCGGGCATCCGTCGCCCACACCGAGATCACGTCGGTACTCAGGGGAAACGAGCCTGAGCCGTCACTGCTGCGTCGGCTCGCGCCCGCCCTGGACCTGCACCCCAGCGACCTGTTCGTTGTCGCCGGCCGGGAGGTACCCGACGACCTCGCCCCACTGGACCCGGCCGCCGCCAGCGCCGTCGGTTGGCTGGCCTGGGAGCTGACGTACCTGCCAAACGCCGCACCGGAGTTGCACCAACTCGTCCGGGCGATGCCGCAGCAGCCCCGCCCACCGGGGCCGCCGCCGTACCCTCGGTACCCGAGCGGCGCCGGCAGCCTGGTGCTGCGCCTGCTGCACAACCGCAACCTGAACTGGCTGGGTTCCGCCAAGTACCTGTTCGGCATAGGTCGCCGCGACATGCTGTCGGCGTCGACGATCGGCATGATCGGACACGGTAGGAAGGCTCTGACACCAGACCTGCTGGCCGGGTTCGCCGCCTTCCTCGACATCTCGCCACGCGACCTCAGCGCGCTGACCGGCATCGAGCTGACGAGTGCCGGTCGGCCGGTCCACCCAGACGCGGCCGAGGTCGCCGCGCTGATCTGGAACGCCCGTCGCCTGACCGCCGACCAACTGCGGCAACTTGAAGACCGGGCACACGCCATGCGGCACGAACGCGCCGACGTACTCGAACCGCACCTACGATGCAGCTGTCCCGGACACACCTGAGACCAGGCCACCAAGCGCCCGCGACACCGCGCTGACAAGCCGGAGCGCGTACGGCGCGAGGGACAACGCGTCGTGCGTTGCGGAGCGTCACGGGTCTCCAGGACGCTTTCGTGTCGCGGAGTACCGCCGGTCAGCGGTACGGTCCGGCAGTGCTTGCCGGCGCCCCGCGAGTCGTCCCGCCTCGAAGCCCTCGTCCGTAAGCAACTTGGGCTCCTAGGGACCGAGCGCGGTGGTGGTGGTGGTGGTGGTGAGCCCCAGCCTACGAGCGCGCTCGCGGCAGGCCCGAACGTAGTCCGTCAACGCCGTCACCTCACCGCGCCGGTTGCCCCCAGGAATCGCGGCCACCACATCTACCTGTTTGAGGCGATGAGCACCACCACGATGGACAACCGCCAACGTCCGCCGTCACGCCACCCGTCCAGCGCAGCCGCAGCAGTCCAACCGCTCCCGAGCACCCACCGAGCACCGGGCCACCGACGGGAAACGAAAAAGGCTCCGACCCGGGTGAAACACCAGGTCAGAGCCTTGCTGCTGGTGCGCCGCCAGGGACTCGAACCCCGAACCCGCGGATTGAGAGTAGACGGACAACGTGCGATGACGTCCACTCCGGCCGACTGAGTCCACCTGTTCGCGGTCACGCCTCGACTTCGGCCGGTTGGCGTCCCGCCCAGTCCGTCGAAAGCTGGTCCGTCCATCGCGCCGGAGCACCCGGTCATGAGCCAATTCGTCGACGATGCCTGCTCAGGGCTTGGCGCGGACCTGACTCCAGAAAGCGGTGACGTTGTCATTGTCCGGGCCTTCTGCCCGGATCGTCGTGGGAGGCACCTTGAACCGGACCTTGGCCTTCGCTGGTCCGGCCGACGTGATCGGTACGAGATCCGCCAAGCCCGCGTTGACCAGCAACCGGACGAAATCCCTCCATACGTCGAGGCCATGGCGATGTTGCCAGCCGGACTGCTCCTCGGCGCTGCGGTAGTCCGATTCGTAGACCACGATCGAGTCCGCCCGGCTGATGACACGGGACAGGAAGACGTCGACGTGGTTGGCGAACTGGCTGTCCGGACGGCTCTCAGCCACCCGTTGCAGCGGTACACCGAGCCGGGTCAACTCGCGCGAGATATCCGCCGTCCCCTCGCAAAAAGACTGCGGGGTGATCAGAAGCGTTATCCGTTCCGGATCCAGTCCGGTCACATGTCCCAGCCGCATCAAGGTCCTCACCCGAAGGGTCTCGATGTCGCAGTCGTCGAAGTTGATATACGGTGTCAACGGCAGAATCAGTTCGTTGATGGCGCAATGGGCGAAGGTCAGTTGCCCGCATGTCACGTCCGAAAGATCCAGCACGTCGAACTCGACGTCGTGGATCCGCACCGAACCGAGGCGACGAAGCACCCGGGCCACCTCAGCCCAGAGAGAACCGAGGTTCTTGCGGAAAGTCTGCTGCCGCTCCGGCGACACGTGCCGGATCTGACCCATCTCGGTGATCATAAGGTCAGGGATGGTTTCGGCGCTGTACCGGACCACATGCGTGACAGTCGCGGCTCGCCATTCCACGCTGGCCAGAACGTCATGGAACTCGACATGTTTATCGTTGCGAATCATCTCCAAAATTGCGTTCGCGAGGAACTGGTCGTAGAAGAGCTCGTGTTGGAAGGTGAAGCGCTTCTCGGTGGATCTGCTGTTCCCGGCGAACGCGACACCGCAAAGAACCGATAGACGGTTCGTCAGGCCGCGGCGCACCTCGAGATCCTCGCTATTGATCGCCAGCGAGGCGGCAAACCGAAGTTCCTCGACGGACACCTCGCGCTCCCGCTGGTCGGCCATCAGCTGGGCCAGATACTCGAACATGCGCTCCAACTCCATATTGGTCAGGAGTGGTCTGCTGCCTGGGGTAGTGAGTTTCGCGATCTCCCGGTTGATGTACTGATCGATGAGACGCTGCGGCAGGGGCCGGCCGGTAGCGGCCTCGACGTCTCGGTTGGTCGCACGCCTGCGTACATCCTCGAGGAAGACTCTGGCGAAGAAGGGCAGACCTAGCAGATCGCGGTCCTGTTCGCTCAGGACCGCGGTCTCCCGTTCCGGCACGCCATTAATCTGCAGAAAGCGCGCTGCCAGGGACTTGTCCCAGCGTTGGATCTCGGCCACCTGGTGCCGGACAGCGAGGCGCTGTGAACCGTCAGCCCGCTGAATGCTGGACCGGTACTGGTTCAGGTAGTAAGAGGAGCGCGCAGAAACGATGATCACTCCGCGGCCGCCGAGATCCTCGATCCAGGGCCTCAAGGATCCCAGCGCGTCGTCGTAACCGACGCCGCCGAGCAACTCGTCGAATCCGTCGACAAAGAGTGCCATGAGGCCATTGCGGCACAACGCCCGAACTGCGGCCTCGGTGAGGTTTCGGGTCGCCGTGACCGCCGCGTCCACCACCATCGGTAGTGTAGCCAGAACATGCCCGGCCGACGACACGTAGAGGAAGAGCGGGCCCTCCGGGCTCTTGCCCTCCTCGATCTGACTGGCGCGGTCGAGTGCCGCTTTGAGGAGAACCCGGGTCTTGCCGATGCCGGCCTCACCAGTAACGAAGTAGACTTGAGTGTGGGTTCCTCGTGACTCGACGCTGGTGTCGATCTGAGTGAGGAGCTGGTCGAAGGACTGCATGTCACTGCTCTCGGCCGCCGGTTGACCGGAGAGATCTCTTATCCGGATTCTCGACTCCACTGGGTTCGGCGGCATCGCAGCCCAGCCGAGCGCGGTCTGTTCCTCAGTAACCAACTGCTGGTAGAGCTCGACAAGCTGCTGCCGGATCCTGCGAGCCACCACGGTCAGGTTCGCCAACTGCCGGAGGAAGTGTGAGTACGGCTGCCACTGTGTACCATCTTTCCACTGCCGCGCCTCGTCCGGGCCCAACCGGAATCTGTCGATGCGATCCTCGGTTCCCTCACTGGTTGCGCGTTTCCAGAAAAATGCGACACCACCGGCTATTTCATCGTGGTAGGGATCGAAGT encodes:
- a CDS encoding glycosyl hydrolase 53 family protein: MAGGVAVLGPAAPASALAGEAQISPIESNLGAKSWASVKASSGATTAALAIDQNDQTAWVAEGTSPRQWLTLDLGGAYDNVRKVRVLFPDSGAVYQYVVEASAKGDAWTVIADHSANHQPARGSVDLFTQPGTRYVRVTVTGASPGATVGISELSVYNYLRDDLVLGSDASWVDNDVAEGRNYWVNPRSEVRGAGPHLLDVLKDRGFEYTRLRVFNEPRNEGTGAVQAIPYQGPDRSREVAKWIKAERNMGLGIDFHYADSWADPVKQPKPRAWAELEFDDLTQAVYDYTYDYLKQLIAQGTTPDKVAIGNEILNGFMYGSENAHIGATNPAYFRNQADVYQSKPGGGLLWNYWRSDDPAEQRLYDEAWDRFTTLSAAGIRAVRDVSAAHGKDIDVETHIIIDNGQLDKTLEFWKQYLTRVKAKGANPDVLAHSYYPQYHGSPDHYEYNVNAVAAANPGYKIDVAETSYPASGGDGAPMPNSPFPRTVQGQADALQRVFQIANDIPNNQGLGVLAWEPARWQSLFTAVPGMTRTWEPNASIDVFGKSHATHVVEDTRYSAVPVGGDVVLPDSVRVLTMADGSTAPTPVTWESVPDGATDKAGRLTVRGSTSFGAVTAVVDVVEAYASLDCDRVINGRHAGPLTVTGGVTCLDGATVSGPVSVSVGASLQIRNATLSGPVRAVGAQAVVVCDSRITGPVSLSGGSSVTLGNPVLGCGRNTITGPVTVNGTVGWNVIAGNAITGPLACTSNTPAPVNNGFGNTAAGPKSGQCRSL
- a CDS encoding VOC family protein, giving the protein MASAKHFQVTFDCADPERVARFWCEVLGYVVPPPPKGFASWEEFDRALPAERQGTSFACVDPAGVGPRLFFQRVPEGKVVKNRLHLDVRVGTGLVGEERVAALEAECARLEALGAKRVRLLSADGFNESCLVMQDVEGNEFCLD
- a CDS encoding bile acid:sodium symporter family protein, with amino-acid sequence MDSWLTTVGLPVALGIVMLGLGLGLTTGDFRRVAAYPRLVLIALGCQVLLLPALCFGLVLLFGLRPELAVGMMLLAASPGGTTANLYSHLFGGHVAVNVTLTAVNSVLAVVTLPVVVNLSADHFLGDAAPIGLQFDKVLQVFAIVLVPVAVGMALRSRFPGFADRLGRPVKILSVVVLVAVILGAVLKERANLADYFLAVGAVVLAFNVISLLIGYGVPRLAGVGRRESIAAGMEIGIHNSTLAITIAISPALLDSTEIAIPAAVYGIVMFFTAAVFGYLVNRRRAPVEAGRGRTA
- a CDS encoding RNA polymerase sigma factor, whose translation is MTGPTVEQAITRVYHEEWARVVAGLARRFGDLDVAEEATAEAFVAAAERWPCDGVPPHPGGWLATTATRKAIDRLRRESQRDARHQAAQMIYDDTPPEPTGPVEDDRLRLVFTCCHPALAMEARVALTLRLLGGLTVAEIARAFLVQETTMARRITRAKAKIKAAHIPYRVPSADDIRERLAGVLAVVYLVFNEGYLASEGDDPVRVELTDEAIRLGRLLRTLLPDDGEVAGLLALMLLTDARRPARVSRTGELVTLGEQDRSKWDRTLVAEGNALVRERLAAVAAGGDPPGRYQLQAAINAVHTAAPSVRETDWSAIVALYGRLALFDPSPVVRLNRAVAVAEVDGPGAGLAEIDRLAEVLDGYHAFHAARADLLRRLGRGEESRAAYDRAIRLAGNPAERAYLIRRRHQLDG
- a CDS encoding YciI family protein; this translates as MLQAFADTGAFNERLRRDGHLVFADGLEPATTATTVDGQGERPTFTDGPYLETKEHLGGFWVIEAADLDVALALAAEGSKACRGRVEVRPFRTGESVRALLEP
- a CDS encoding YciI family protein, whose product is MTEYLIAFNDEWVRPHTAEEIRAKGVAGRAVIEEMRAADVLIFSNGGLDRSTAVCSVELVDGRPVFTDGPYVETKEHLGGFAVVDVPDDETARYWAGRLATALDWPQEVHRFRGPGEARRDGSGER
- a CDS encoding helix-turn-helix domain-containing protein yields the protein MDVVSTADVSPGDRFAFWREVSAKLWVPYDLARERQAEAGFEARVGISEFGPVQATLMTTMAHSVRRTPRLIRQADPEVFKVSCMVNGSGTLTQDGRRAEFGAGDLVLYDTSRPYVAKLRPDDSTSRMLLLRFPRALLPFPARELRELSAVRIPGTHGIGALSSRFLLQLADQMDSLTPADTARLATLTLDVLITALADALDAQKVVPADTRRQALTARIHAFIRDHLGDPDLTPSVIAAAHHISVRYLHKLFQQEEHTVAGWIREQRLDRCRRDLAEPRLAGRTINAIAARWGFTSPAHFSQAFRARYGQSPTEFRQQLPTVHLSGRPGSSGRVTDFGGGEGEPGEHGSGGGPSRSANLPSWRTPNWMS
- a CDS encoding YdeI/OmpD-associated family protein, which codes for MANAELDELIVGDADALRAWLSANHATSPGVWLALTRKGGTVTTLTWQQAVDEALCFGWIDGQARKRDEESSWIRFTPRRPRSSWSQRNVTHVARLEAQGRMEPSGRAAVEAAKADGRWAAAYAPPSETEVPADLLTAIAADPAAQAMFDVLTKTNRFALIHRLNAVKRAQTRERKIVEFVAMLARHETIYPQKAKPQSPASSTSE
- a CDS encoding helix-turn-helix domain-containing protein codes for the protein MELVEEPAAFGVQLMRLAEVRGIGVSALARRASVAHTEITSVLRGNEPEPSLLRRLAPALDLHPSDLFVVAGREVPDDLAPLDPAAASAVGWLAWELTYLPNAAPELHQLVRAMPQQPRPPGPPPYPRYPSGAGSLVLRLLHNRNLNWLGSAKYLFGIGRRDMLSASTIGMIGHGRKALTPDLLAGFAAFLDISPRDLSALTGIELTSAGRPVHPDAAEVAALIWNARRLTADQLRQLEDRAHAMRHERADVLEPHLRCSCPGHT